A window of Gossypium raimondii isolate GPD5lz chromosome 7, ASM2569854v1, whole genome shotgun sequence genomic DNA:
tctTTCATTAGGTCGTAtatacttaggattcattttattgttgatagtgtttttttagaaaaaccgtTTGCTTGTCACTCTTctttaaaacaaacttgatgttaaactaatgcagcggaaaaaccatttttcaagttattttcaaaacttagttgtcttatcaatttgtttttcaaaaaatggttcctttgcaatgcatcagaaactagggaacaatatgAATTTTTACTTAAGCCCGATAATATTCATACTATCAAGCTAGCAATTTTaccaacatgtcaatctttaaAGGCTCAAAACATACCTAGTTTAGCCActcacaaataaataattttgctattaattcaattcaatcaacaatctaatttatcaaatataacatgatatttaacattttcaaaaaatttatgagtttaggacccacaccttatttttcgcttcctcgcagcacactagcaaatctttcaattttccttaataattccttaaatgaaccaaaaccaaaattcagtataaattcaataaatttaacattaaatcagcccacaaacacccacttatgagttTATACCAATCGTtggaattataactattttatgaattcaATCTAGTTAGATTTCTTACACTGTATCGATGCGAACTGCACGTACAATCATTCTTCGCCTTTACGGATGATTTGGGGCatttgggtcagcacctaattcaataatatattgaaaaatcaatagctaattaatgaataaattctttcatttaatcaattcataacctttacccaacaactatgttgaaataacaaactagttatccttaattgcacttacgcttcacgATTTATGGGATTCAATTGGCTAATTTATAAAGAACATCTCTCCCTAATTAACATgttattaaaagataattaggagggttcaagaacACAATTTAATGCTAGAAAAATATGGGTAAGACctaagaaacaaaacaaccccctttcttgcacataggcgcacacaccaccacccatggtggccaaaattggggctgaattttaaaataatttgaggtctcattaaaatatggaaaagtacatttgaaattatttaatatccACCAAATTAAAGAtctagaaattttggtttttattttacaagattaattaagaaatttgtaacaccccaaattttgggcttagaaagaaataggttttgagcaagggaacagttaggaacTGCACATAAATacttagttgtgcaaggaagtgacataaaggAATGTTtccttcaatggttaagtgatttgggagtgtttggaagtgtctgagaagtcaggggttcaagccttggcttatgcaaaatttttattttaagtgaataaaatccttggatctagatagtaggttcttaaattattgtggttaaaatatgaaacaaaaatagCTTGTTGTCTAGTGGTAAGGTGGCATGTTGTGTAACTATGAGGTCTGAGGTTTAAGTCCTGGGTTGcgaatggagtatttattttgttgcttgaactgtgtaggtagtggagttggattgaaatactactaaatggagtttgaactggtcatagagagaattgaggagggatattttgagagatttgaggagagaatattggaaTTGGgagaggttgttgttgtggagtgataatagtagaaaattaagggatttgggggttatcaattgggatttttattttattttcaattctttttcaattattttccaaaattttagatGTTTCAATTCTCCCAATCCCCTactgattttatttttgctgattttcctttctcttttcctctttttcgtGTTTGGCACTTTCCGGTTCGGTGTGGCTCGATTGCTGTTGGTGTTCTTGGTGTGTGTTCTGGTAAGTTTAGTTAACGTGATTGAAATTTAGGTTAAGGTAATCGTTACTAAAGGGGTTGTCTTGTGTTAGGAGAAGATTAAATGGCTGAAGTTCTTGCCTAACGGAGTCGTCGTGTGTGGAATCGCCAATGTTTAGTTGAAGGTAAGgacttttgttgttgttaaaggTTGCTCGTCTTGCTCGGGTTGCGAATAGATGTTAATTGAGTGACTGGTTGgagttttaattgatcaaatttaggTTCTGCTGATCTCGGGAGTGTTTCCGCATCAAACTGCAATAGGTGTGTAACAGCACTTTATAAAGGATATCAGTGAAATGCCGAAAAGTGTGTGTAATCACACCCCCTTCTCTGCAAATCGGTAAAAATCGAAAAGCCAAAAATGACGGCATTCGAGGCCACATGAACGTACGAACGCTCGTGGGGTAATTCGAGCCCACGAAACATGGTGCTTGACTGTAGAGGCTGCCATAAGCATTCTCATGGGCTTAGGCTgaaatgggccacgttgggccgaaatgggcTCTGTGAGCccaatgggcttgtgggcccaatgggcttgtgggccccacacggatgaaatccacgaAATGTGACAAATACTagactgggctatgtagatctcatagccgtggTAGAATCTGGGCTAAACGGGCTGCACGAGAGTGTGGGCCCatttgggccgagtaatgggcattgggcccatttacactgttatgaccatttaggttactgAGTCGCTCAAAGCGACTACGGACCTTCCGAGAGGTCGATATCTACGCCGAGAccctaaaataggtaaaatgaccaaaatacccctaaaggataaaatgactattttacccttaataGATGAAAGAGACTGAAATACcgctatagggtaaaatgattgaaataccaccatagggtaaaatgactgaaattgtaacaccctaacccatatctgtcgctgaattagggttacaaggtattattttttaatcttatcaatacacatacaatttaaatttgaaacaatataacgcaatttataaatcataacacatgcaattaattataatacatataattcatttaatcaacTAAAACTCAAATAGACTACAAACTCATACGTAAATCatgctttaaaaaatttaagcatgtCAATGCCTATTGTTTACTaacatattcaaaataactaatgtacAACGAAACCAGGTTGCATGCACTAAGTGTTTATAATATCCAAACTATATGTCTTCAATGATGGTGTTATTTTGCTTCCTAAATGCATGTTCAAACTTATAACCTTGCGTTTCATgtattgaataaatattaatactaaTATTCTATAGACTACATTAATCCTTTCATTATATAAATTCTGAATATGCTCAAAATCACACATAGCAACTATGTTACATGACCTAGATTTAATTtgttcatatacatatatgcggcaataataattttaaacaatgaCCAAACATATCAGATACCATATTTAACTACAAtagctataataataatatatataatctactaAAGTATTcgaataataaatatctttattatACACCCTTTATAATTAATAGCACAcctacttttaataaaattttacttaaacttAATACAAGGCTCATTAACTATGATATATATAACATATGCAAAGCATGAATACTTCCAATTACAAGTTtacttacatatataattatataatctttaaaagCAAGCTAATGTACATTCAGTTTTGTATCATAACAAATAACATATACATTCCTTTGatgttttaattatctttataaAGCTAAACATTACCTAATCGGTTGAAACATGCCATCTCAACTTGATAACAAAActacaaatttcaatttaatacccAACCGAACACCTATAGACACTCTTTTATCCCATTAATTAACCGAATATAAATAGCTACTAAACTCTATAAGCATTCTTCATTTTATAAACCATAACCACCGCTTATATAACtactaaattcaaatatatcatacatatgacatatatatataccacaAAACAACGTCACTTAAACCTAACATTATTCATCTTAATAAAAGTTTCAAACCTACTTACCTCAACCACTtgattaccaaaacacatagaTAAATACCACCTTAAACATACATGCCTTACCAAATAGTTACTATCCGTATAAgtttaaaactataattaacATATGCTTAGGCCATAATTCAACCCAAAAACCGAACACAAATAAGAAAGTTAAGCCATATTCACAAGGCTATATTACATACACTCTCGAATTTAAGCAAATTCCAAAACTAGTCTATACATATTCAACTTAATATCCTCTATTTCATATACATGCTACATCCGATTCATATCACAAGAAATCCTACAGAAAATACATAccaaacatacatatatattataaactaaACCACACCCGAATATAAATAAGTAAACCTCCATTTTTGATCATCCAACATTTGTGTCAATACCaagatcaaacaaaaaaaagttaagcCATTTTTGTGTGGCTTTTATATGcataaccaaaatcaaaccaaagtatatatatatattctagcctatacatgccataagtacttaatgaaacttttaaaagtatCGAATTTAGATGATAGTATGAATAACTTCACCGATGATCCCCGAAACACGAATAACGaccttaaaatatataaaacaaagacaaataaAACACAAAGTAAGCTAACTTAGCTTAGTAAGCTTtaagcatatgtatatataacatataatttcataagGTATTTTATCAAAATCGAATACCTACATATATaatcattaataataaaattacaaatttcaagTTATTCTTGACATGGTTATTCATTTATACACAATCTTCCAttcatatacatacatttttacATAAGACCGAACCTAtctattatatacatatataaacttataatagcattatatatcattttgttatatataatcAAGCAACTTACTTACCTAGTTATCAAATAGGTAATTTAACATTTCATACCTGATCATTTAAGCTCATTAATCTTACTCGATACCACTTCGGCGTAAAGCTTACCAAGCACAAATCTTAACATGATACACCAGCACGAAGCCTGCTAGGTGTAAAGCCTGAAATAATTCACCAGCATAAAGCCTGTTAGGCTGAAAGCCCGATTATCACTGATACAAAGTCAATCTtacacatatttcatatatatatagaaagttctaatcattcttttaaaattcatacTAAACGTTTTAAACATCGTAtctcaataaaattaaacttttactcAATTTTCATAAACCATTATACATTCGGCTAACATGTGAAAATCCCTACCAATATATTCAGCATATAGATTTCATATACATTctaatttaacaacatttatttgCTAAAAGGCTTACCTCGGACGATGAAAATCAGAACAGGACGATTAATCAATGACTTTGGTTTTTCCTTGATCCAACTCTAATTTCTTTGGTTTTGATCTACatgtattcaaaataaactaatttaaatataattcaattaaattaagtccagaaacacataaatgggcaaatgaCCATTATGCTGCtgacattttacaatttttacaatttagtccctaatgcataaaacacaaaatacacaaaatttgtacACACCATGCTAAGACCGAATGTTCCCTGGCTTAATACAAGTTCggacatttcatttatttcacattttagtccctcaaaattttattttcacaatttatccccgattactcaaattcataaaaaactcaaaaacaaaacatgttaatctaacacacatatttcataattcacctactaacatcataaaactcaaacattcatcaatggcacatttcaaaatcatcatcaattcacaaaattaagacatgggttttgaagtattcgaagcaacgatctcaaaaacgtaaaaattatcaaaaaccaaaGCAAAACATACCTTTAATCAAGCTAGTTTAATGTCGAAACCTAAGCAAGCATGAATGGCTTTCTTCTTTGCTATATTTGGCcaagaaagatgatgataattgccatttttcatgttttaatttaacatatattaaccatttattatattactaaaataacctttaataaataatatacaaaacatatataataaggtcaTATTAGTCCTTTTCCACCCATTAGCTATGTATTGGTCTTATTGCATCTTAAATCCTCCattttataaagacaacaacaattaggtacttttagatttaacccctaaatttttattttacgtgattaagccattttctttaatcagtcactcaaacgacaaaattaaaacacgaaaatttcacttaatcaatttcacacataataaactcataaagtaatattaaaatatttttctgacttagatttgtggtcttgaaaccactatgTTCAATTAGGGTtgaaatcgggctgttacaaaaatacccccatagggtaaaataactgaaataccctatagggtaaaatgattggaATAcacccatagggtaaaatgactaaaatacccccatagggtaaaatgaccaaaatactcccataaggtaaaataaccgaaatatccccatagggtaaaatgaccgaaatacctttatagggtaaaatgaccgaaatacctttgtagggtaaaatgacaaaaataccctcataggtcaaaatgactgttatactcCTAGGAGATAAAATGACTGTtgtggccttatgttatgtatgactgatttgctctatgatatgtatgactatgattgagcatgacattttgcatacacgtatgatattaagTTACGACAtgttgcatggggttgggttgttatatttaGAGGAAGTGTCTTTGTCTTTAAGGTCGTGCGGCTCGCCCAAGACGCATCGTGGACCCAtcggtggctttgccacatatcgACATCTTGTGACTTTCTTGTGATAATCGACTTCGACAACTCTATTGCGATGCTATTagtggcagctttgctgcgatattggtgtgttggctgggtgggccgattttatccccacatggtgtgttggtggtatggagtggtgtgttggctggattgggatggttGCATTATTGCACGGCACTGttactatattgggctaaggcccacattgaTTTTGTATTGGcctaaggcccacactgattctgtattgggctaaggcccacactgctACTATCTTGGGCTAAGGCCTACACTGttattgtattgggctaaggcccacactacaCTATCACTGAAtagggctaaggcccacactgtactgtcACTAAATAAGGCTCAGGCCCAAACTGTTACTGCATGTTGTTTACTGAATGACTGATacgggattacacactgagttttcgcaaactcaccctttcttttatttacttacagAAAATCCTCGGCCATAGGTGATTTTGTGCtgtgagggactcggaggtggtcACACTACTGTAGCTGTTTATtactagtttttatttaaatttaaagtttgtgttgggtttgTTCAAGTAATAAGGGccttttaagtttgtttaagtttttaattgggctttttcTTATTTACTCTAAATTTCTAGTTTAGGGaagacgaattttcaaaataataactattttcaaagtCACGAGCTTTAAACGATTGgagttttcaaatgcttccgtgttttaaaaataactattataaCAGTAGTAGATAATAAAGCAAATGTTTTAACTAGATGATTGTTAAGTAATACTAAAGGGGTTTTGAGCTTAGAAATGTTTTTTTCCAACAAGACAAATTTGCAAACGACATTTCAATGTGACActccagattcggccataacgtctaggccgattttggggtgttacaaaattaaagagaaaagatatCTTACCCAAACTACTTGAAAGAAACAGCAATGGCACTTTATTGGAAGTGTTCAGGATCAATCTTGGGgttcaagatttcagatttggggcTAATTTAAATGAGGACAAATGACAGTAATAGAGTAAAGGATATGGTGcacaatcttgatgcaaaaagaagaagaaagatatgGTAAAATGAGAGATGTAGAGGACGACAACAATGggataaagaaagaaaatttgtagCACCCCAGAAATTGGGTCAGTGGAAATTGGGTTTTGAAATCAAGAGTGGTCATCGctcaattttgagtttagactttcaaaatttttgtcaaggaaattgatttggtttagtggttaagtgtacTGGTCATGTGTGTGAGGTTCTAGGTTCGAATcctattttttgaaattttgttattttgattaaacCCTTACCTTTGAATGTGTGGCTTATAAGTTAATTGTGTGCAATTGATATCAAGAACGAGTCTGCTGGTTCAATGGTAAAGGCTCAGTTTACCCTTTAGTCCTGTGTTTGAGTCATAGTAAAAGTTATGGAGATGTTTTTCCTGAACTGCCTTGTGGGGtagtttattttagttaaaatttctccaaaaaaaaaaacttccttTGCTGTTCATAgttctcattttttttattttctaacgTTACTTTTGGCTTCTTTCTTTACCGTTTtgatttcactatttcaagttCATTTCTTTTTGCTATGTTACATTACGCTGATCCTGTACGGGATATGACTTTTCTTTTTAGTTCAATTCATTAGCTGGTAAGTTAGATTTTAGTTCTGGTGTCTAAAGTTATTTGACGTAACTTCAATTTTAGAATGATAGTTTTTAGTGATTCGGAAAAGAGAAGAGGggaagagagaagagaagaggggaagagagaagagaagatTCGGTAACCTAGAGAAGAGGAAAGAGAATGGGGATTCGGCAAAGGGGACTAAAAACCTATTCcgtcaaaacaaaaacaagaagagaaaacaaaaagaataaaaggaaaagcAAGAAAACAAATGAGCAAACCCGAAAGGTACCCACAGTCTTTAGCAATATTCGGTACAAGCAAAAGGTGAAAGAAAAACTGACCAAATCAAAGCAGACGAAGAGAAAAACAACCCCAAAACCAATTCTCACAAAGCCTAAAGTCCAAATTCGACACAAGCCTAACCCCCAAACGGCACAACTCCCCCTCACTCTCAAACTCCTTGATTTCCTCCAAAAAACTCTCCCGTTATCCTTCATTGATTTTCTCCACCAATTCCTTCTCAACTCCCCCAACCACTccattcaaaattaattcaaactcTCCACAactgtgtttcagtccaacaccactacctacacagctcaagcagGAAAATAATTACTACCTTGCacaacccaggacttgaaccttaaaccttaaGGATACTTCACACGCCACCTACCATTGGACCAATAAGctctttgtgtcataaaacaaatattaatatatatatatatatatataaggccTAAGTGTcaatgtccagattcatttaagagaaaaaataaaaattgtgtcaaggccaagacttgaacccaggcttctcaaacactctcatacacacccaaatcacttaaccattaaagcaaacaagcagtCAGTGACAActcatgaaaaattaaagacttgaaatttggggcgttacaactctaccccttaACGAAATTTtggcctcaaaatttacctaatcaGAAAATATGAGGGTATTGTTGTCGCATTGCCTCTTagggttcccacgtggcttcttcTGAATTGTGATTACGCCAAAGCACTTTGACTAGAGGAATAGATTTCTTCCTCAGTACCTTAACCTCACGGTCCAAATTTTGCACTGGTTCCTCATCGAAGGTCAtatctggcctaacctcgatTTCCTCAACTGGAACAATGTGTGTGGGATCAAAGCGGTAGTGCCTTAACATGGAGACGTGGAACACATCATAAATCTGAACTAATTCTGGAGGCAACTCAATTTGATACATGACCGGTCCCACACACTTCAGTATACGGtaaggcccaatgaacctagggctaagCTTACCCTTCCGTCACCTCAGTATCTTTTTCCATGGAGAAACCTTGAGAAATACATAATCCCCCACAGAAAAACTCAATCTCTTGGTGTTTAAGATCCACATAAGACTTTTGCCTATCAGATGCTTCCCTCAATCGGTCTCGAATCAGTTTTACC
This region includes:
- the LOC128042512 gene encoding uncharacterized protein LOC128042512; the encoded protein is MYHDLRELYCGPGLKREVTDVVELVSETEEKVKLIRDRLREASDRQKSYVDLKHQEIEFFCGGLCISQGFSMEKDTEVTEGHYRFDPTHIVPVEEIEVRPDMTFDEEPVQNLDREVKVLRKKSIPLVKVLWRNHNSEEATWEP